From Kamptonema formosum PCC 6407, a single genomic window includes:
- a CDS encoding methyltransferase domain-containing protein: MEKTKILFVCSQNKLRSLTAEKMYENSNYAVKSAGTEKGARTRVTEGMIGWADLIFVMEKRHSDRLRSKFPESLAGKKIICLHIPDNYEYMEPELIEILEAKLSPYIELPNNQKDFMQRVLEPEVMDTWEEAVEYDSMDFTEVNTDFAELAIKLGPIAGKILDAGTGTARIPIIMRQMRPQWQVIGIDLSANMLKVGQENVEKAGMRSQIQLELIDAKKMPYPDNHFDLVVSNSIIHHLPDPLPFLAEVKRVLKPNGGILLRDLLRPFDKEAQENLVEMYAWECNPHQQKLFSDSLQAAFTIEEVEVMIQSAKLESVKIYQSSDRHWTAERYWN; encoded by the coding sequence ATGGAGAAAACTAAGATATTATTTGTCTGTAGTCAGAACAAGCTAAGAAGCTTGACGGCTGAAAAGATGTATGAAAATAGTAATTATGCAGTCAAATCAGCAGGCACAGAAAAAGGAGCAAGAACCAGAGTTACAGAAGGGATGATTGGGTGGGCAGATTTAATATTTGTGATGGAGAAGCGACACAGCGATCGCCTTCGCAGTAAATTTCCAGAAAGTCTGGCAGGAAAAAAAATCATTTGCCTGCATATCCCCGATAATTACGAATATATGGAACCTGAGTTAATAGAAATTTTAGAAGCCAAACTCAGCCCCTATATCGAACTGCCAAATAACCAGAAAGATTTTATGCAGCGAGTGCTCGAACCGGAAGTAATGGACACCTGGGAAGAAGCAGTTGAGTACGACTCAATGGATTTCACAGAAGTTAATACAGATTTTGCCGAACTTGCCATAAAATTAGGGCCAATCGCGGGTAAAATTTTGGATGCTGGCACAGGTACGGCTCGTATCCCGATAATTATGCGTCAAATGCGGCCCCAATGGCAGGTAATTGGCATCGACTTGTCCGCAAATATGTTAAAAGTGGGTCAGGAAAATGTGGAAAAAGCAGGGATGCGATCGCAGATTCAGTTAGAGCTAATAGATGCAAAAAAAATGCCCTATCCAGACAATCACTTCGATCTGGTTGTTTCCAATAGTATTATCCATCATTTGCCCGATCCCTTACCATTTTTAGCAGAAGTCAAGCGAGTACTTAAACCCAATGGCGGGATACTTTTGCGAGATTTACTTCGACCTTTTGACAAGGAAGCACAAGAGAATTTAGTAGAGATGTATGCATGGGAGTGCAACCCCCATCAACAAAAATTATTTAGTGATTCTCTACAGGCAGCGTTTACTATAGAAGAAGTGGAAGTAATGATACAATCTGCGAAGTTAGAAAGCGTAAAAATTTATCAATCTTCCGATCGGCATTGGACAGCCGAACGGTATTGGAATTAA
- a CDS encoding lysozyme inhibitor LprI family protein → MFKKITNSILLTVLTLSSIGSSSSPAQSEYLIAQAVKCNPNGNTLEMRKCASDSYAVADKKLNQVYQQNISKLSGEYKNRLIQAQRAWITFRDATCNFEAAEALGGTLEPLLYTGCLERVTSERTAYLQRYFANLNSGSRTDPTLPQVGTVKSLVDGDIMCYATLIDDNNTERRVGASFEICAKKAQFLNKKVRLTYARTNVNDCQSIEPCGKTRQEMLVTKMEIIR, encoded by the coding sequence ATGTTCAAAAAAATCACAAATTCTATCTTATTAACCGTACTGACATTATCCTCTATAGGATCGTCTTCCAGCCCAGCTCAATCAGAATATTTAATAGCTCAAGCTGTGAAATGCAACCCTAATGGTAATACCTTAGAAATGAGAAAATGTGCATCAGATAGCTATGCAGTAGCAGATAAAAAGCTGAATCAAGTCTATCAACAAAACATCTCCAAGCTTAGCGGTGAATACAAAAATCGCTTGATTCAAGCACAGAGAGCGTGGATTACATTTCGTGATGCAACTTGCAACTTTGAAGCTGCCGAAGCATTGGGTGGAACTTTGGAACCATTACTATATACGGGATGTCTAGAGCGAGTTACCTCGGAACGCACGGCCTATTTACAGAGATATTTTGCTAATCTTAATAGCGGATCTAGGACTGACCCTACTTTACCACAAGTTGGCACAGTAAAAAGCTTGGTTGATGGGGATATTATGTGTTATGCGACGTTGATTGATGACAACAATACTGAGCGAAGAGTGGGTGCAAGTTTTGAGATTTGTGCTAAGAAAGCTCAATTTTTAAATAAGAAAGTTCGCTTGACTTATGCTAGGACTAATGTCAATGATTGTCAAAGTATTGAACCCTGTGGCAAAACCCGCCAAGAAATGCTAGTTACCAAAATGGAAATTATTAGGTAG
- a CDS encoding response regulator: MIDRQILVVDDDDCLRELIQACLEDLAGWETLVAASGEECLQILQTERPNAILLDVSMPGMDGIAVCDRLQSNPITRSIPVILLTAKVLPSDRTRFAQMGIAGVVSKPIEPITLKEEITEMLGWDE, from the coding sequence ATGATAGACAGACAAATTCTAGTTGTTGATGATGACGATTGTCTCCGGGAATTAATACAGGCGTGCTTGGAAGATTTAGCGGGATGGGAAACCCTAGTGGCAGCATCGGGAGAAGAATGTTTACAAATCCTACAAACAGAACGACCTAATGCTATTTTGTTGGATGTCTCTATGCCAGGAATGGATGGGATTGCTGTGTGCGATCGCCTCCAATCCAATCCCATCACTCGATCGATTCCAGTGATTCTGCTGACGGCAAAAGTTTTACCAAGCGATCGCACTAGATTTGCCCAGATGGGCATTGCTGGGGTAGTTTCCAAACCGATCGAGCCCATCACCCTCAAAGAAGAAATAACAGAGATGTTGGGATGGGATGAATAA
- a CDS encoding cation:proton antiporter, with protein MEVSFNLTLLMAIAVICGIGAQVLADYLKVPAIVFLLLFGMIAGPSGLGVLHPNLLGSGLEVIVSLSVALILFEGGLNLEFRDLGRVSGSIRNLVTLGTLITLVGGGMAAHWLGEFPWPIAFLYASLVVVTGPTVIGPLLKHISVDRQVATMLEAEGVLIDPVGAILAVLVLNIVLNRNPDLFGLFQELVLRLVTGGGIGIVGGWLLGLILLRSRFLSEDLKNLVVLAALWGMFALAESISSESGLMATVLAGIVLRSASLPEERLLRRFKGQLTILAVSVLFILLAADLSIASIFALGWGSFFTVLALMWIVRPINIWLCTWNSGLNWRQKLFACWVAPRGIISASVSSLFAILLTQRGINGGDSIKALVFLTIIMTVFLQGLTAGWVAQILDITSKSVTGAVIVGSNPLSRLIARLFKERGELAVMIDTDEAACLQAEQEGLQVFLSSALDHSILEEAGLASMGTFLAMTSNGEVNLVLAQRAAEEFKPPRVLAIFPRAATGPSNKTKIPQAFIPDLPLKTWNQYLNDGEVKLGETQFKESSLEFQVAHLEALIGSGELLPLLIEREGYLQVVPVGEDWLSGDRIIYLLHDPKPKLLKRLSGAPQSKLTLEKHPVVEEVPMPYREGLGARG; from the coding sequence ATGGAAGTCTCGTTTAATCTCACCCTGCTGATGGCGATCGCAGTCATCTGCGGGATCGGCGCTCAAGTTTTAGCTGACTACCTAAAAGTTCCTGCTATTGTTTTTTTGCTGCTGTTCGGGATGATCGCAGGGCCAAGCGGTTTGGGAGTGTTACACCCCAATTTACTAGGGAGTGGTTTAGAGGTGATCGTCTCCCTGTCAGTGGCGCTAATTCTGTTTGAAGGTGGTCTGAACTTAGAATTTAGAGACTTGGGGCGCGTTTCGGGTAGCATCCGCAATTTAGTTACTCTGGGCACCCTAATTACCCTCGTGGGTGGCGGTATGGCCGCTCACTGGTTAGGGGAATTTCCCTGGCCGATCGCTTTTCTTTATGCTTCCCTGGTAGTCGTAACGGGGCCAACGGTGATCGGGCCATTACTCAAACATATATCTGTCGATCGCCAAGTCGCAACCATGCTGGAAGCAGAAGGCGTGTTAATCGATCCCGTTGGTGCAATTCTAGCAGTATTGGTACTCAATATTGTTTTGAATCGCAATCCCGATTTATTCGGGTTATTCCAAGAATTAGTCCTGCGATTGGTTACAGGTGGAGGGATTGGGATTGTAGGAGGTTGGCTGCTGGGATTGATTTTGTTGCGATCGCGCTTTCTCTCAGAAGACCTCAAAAATCTCGTAGTCTTAGCTGCTTTATGGGGAATGTTTGCTTTAGCAGAATCGATCAGCAGCGAGTCAGGATTGATGGCAACTGTCTTAGCAGGAATCGTATTGCGATCGGCCTCATTACCAGAAGAAAGACTATTACGGAGGTTTAAAGGTCAACTAACAATCCTTGCTGTTTCCGTCTTATTCATACTTTTAGCAGCAGATTTATCCATAGCCAGTATTTTTGCACTCGGTTGGGGCAGTTTTTTCACAGTTTTAGCCTTAATGTGGATAGTGCGACCAATTAATATCTGGCTTTGTACTTGGAATAGCGGCCTGAATTGGCGACAAAAACTATTTGCTTGCTGGGTTGCTCCTAGAGGGATCATTTCCGCTTCTGTTTCTTCTCTATTTGCTATTTTATTGACTCAGCGAGGTATTAATGGCGGCGACTCGATTAAAGCTCTAGTCTTCCTAACAATTATTATGACAGTCTTCCTGCAAGGATTGACGGCAGGGTGGGTGGCTCAAATTTTAGATATTACTTCTAAGTCGGTGACTGGTGCTGTCATCGTAGGATCGAATCCTTTGAGCAGATTAATTGCCCGTTTATTTAAAGAACGGGGAGAGCTAGCTGTGATGATTGATACTGACGAAGCAGCTTGTCTGCAAGCAGAACAGGAAGGTTTACAAGTTTTCTTAAGTAGCGCCTTGGATCATAGCATTTTAGAAGAGGCGGGACTCGCTTCAATGGGAACTTTTTTAGCAATGACTAGCAATGGTGAGGTAAATTTAGTATTAGCACAAAGAGCGGCAGAAGAGTTTAAACCCCCCAGGGTTTTAGCTATTTTCCCTCGCGCTGCTACTGGGCCGAGTAATAAGACTAAGATTCCTCAAGCCTTTATTCCAGATTTGCCACTTAAGACTTGGAATCAGTATCTAAATGATGGGGAGGTGAAGTTAGGGGAAACTCAGTTTAAAGAGTCGAGTTTAGAATTTCAAGTGGCTCATTTGGAAGCTTTAATTGGTTCTGGAGAGTTACTACCTTTACTGATAGAAAGGGAGGGGTATTTACAGGTAGTACCTGTTGGTGAGGATTGGCTGAGTGGCGATCGGATTATATACTTGTTACACGATCCGAAACCGAAACTGTTGAAGCGCTTATCTGGTGCTCCACAGTCTAAGCTGACTTTGGAAAAGCATCCTGTAGTCGAGGAAGTACCGATGCCTTATAGGGAGGGGCTAGGGGCTAGGGGCTAG
- a CDS encoding DUF427 domain-containing protein: MNITRIEPGPGQESVWDYPRPPRIDDSSKHVQVIFNGMVIADTHSSRRILETSHPPIYYIPPSDIQMTYLLRTSRTSWCEWKGQAGYYSISVGDKQVPDAAWFYPNPIPAFESIKDYVAFYPSLMDACYVDGELVKGQLGDFYGGWITQDIVGPFKGGPGTWGW, from the coding sequence GTGAACATCACTCGTATTGAACCGGGGCCTGGTCAAGAGTCTGTCTGGGATTATCCGCGTCCACCTCGGATTGATGACTCAAGCAAGCACGTCCAGGTAATTTTTAATGGTATGGTTATTGCTGATACTCATTCCAGCAGGCGGATACTAGAAACGAGTCATCCTCCTATTTACTATATCCCTCCTAGTGACATTCAGATGACTTATTTGCTCAGAACTTCGAGGACATCTTGGTGCGAGTGGAAGGGACAAGCGGGATATTACAGTATTAGTGTCGGGGATAAGCAGGTTCCTGATGCGGCTTGGTTTTATCCTAATCCGATTCCAGCTTTTGAGTCTATTAAGGATTATGTAGCTTTTTACCCCAGTTTGATGGATGCCTGTTATGTGGATGGGGAATTGGTAAAAGGGCAATTGGGCGATTTTTATGGGGGTTGGATTACTCAGGATATTGTTGGGCCGTTTAAAGGTGGGCCTGGTACTTGGGGTTGGTAG
- a CDS encoding GH25 family lysozyme, producing MSIRGIDVSDYQPNVNWQAVANSGITFAFVKSTEGTTFVAETFARNWAAMKAAGIQRGAYHFFRPASSVQGQIDLFLKTVKLEPGDMPAVLDVESTGGLGATEICDRMAIWLEAVEKATKIRPIIYTYPGFWDNLGTKRFGDYPLWIAHYTTAQEPWVPGGWNTWTFWQYTDKGSVSGVTGGVDVNIFESLREGSPAPKVQEIQKHLKNKGFYQGTIDGNYSTSTKSAAIAFQKSQGLEADGIVGLKTLTALLSKFPSGTFPTPSPSPAPSPVPAPKPTPLPTPTPTPLPLGGIRLIDVCLSYKANTNQDIALIWLQSQIAPSLLAEFTQRWRNQSVPQVTFVRLLDVCKYYRGLPNQDQSLDWLQSQLSAKILTEFAQRWRGQVPVPETTASIRLIDVCKYYRGLANQDQSLDWLQSQLSPTVLADFDRRWRAATGSNP from the coding sequence ATGAGCATTCGCGGTATAGATGTTTCCGACTACCAACCAAACGTAAACTGGCAAGCAGTGGCCAACAGCGGCATCACCTTCGCCTTTGTCAAGTCAACAGAAGGTACAACCTTCGTAGCCGAAACCTTCGCCCGGAATTGGGCGGCGATGAAAGCAGCGGGTATTCAGCGCGGCGCTTACCATTTCTTTCGACCGGCCAGTAGCGTTCAAGGGCAAATTGATTTGTTCCTAAAAACAGTCAAGCTAGAACCTGGGGATATGCCCGCAGTTTTAGACGTAGAGAGTACAGGGGGTTTGGGTGCAACGGAGATCTGCGATCGCATGGCAATTTGGCTCGAAGCAGTCGAAAAAGCCACCAAAATACGACCGATCATCTACACCTACCCTGGTTTCTGGGACAACTTAGGAACCAAACGTTTTGGCGATTACCCCCTATGGATAGCCCATTACACTACGGCCCAAGAACCTTGGGTTCCCGGCGGTTGGAATACCTGGACATTCTGGCAATATACAGACAAAGGCAGTGTCAGTGGAGTAACAGGAGGGGTAGACGTTAACATCTTTGAAAGCTTGCGAGAAGGTAGCCCCGCCCCCAAAGTCCAAGAAATCCAGAAGCACTTAAAAAATAAAGGATTTTATCAGGGGACTATAGATGGTAACTACAGTACCAGCACTAAATCCGCTGCGATCGCCTTTCAAAAATCTCAGGGACTAGAAGCCGACGGCATCGTTGGCCTGAAAACACTCACAGCCCTCCTGAGTAAATTTCCCAGCGGTACCTTCCCCACTCCCTCACCATCCCCAGCCCCGTCACCCGTACCAGCCCCGAAACCCACACCATTACCCACCCCCACTCCCACCCCATTACCCCTGGGAGGAATCCGCCTGATTGACGTATGCCTGAGTTATAAAGCCAACACCAACCAAGATATTGCCCTGATCTGGTTACAAAGCCAAATTGCCCCCTCACTCCTGGCCGAATTTACTCAAAGGTGGCGCAATCAATCCGTACCCCAAGTTACATTCGTGCGGCTTTTGGACGTTTGCAAGTATTATCGCGGCTTACCTAACCAAGATCAGTCCTTAGACTGGCTGCAATCGCAACTTTCCGCCAAAATTTTGACTGAATTTGCCCAAAGGTGGCGGGGTCAAGTACCCGTACCCGAAACCACAGCTAGCATCCGACTGATCGACGTTTGCAAATATTATCGCGGCTTAGCCAACCAAGATCAGTCCTTAGACTGGCTACAATCGCAACTTTCTCCAACGGTGCTCGCAGACTTTGACCGCAGATGGCGGGCGGCCACTGGCAGTAATCCTTGA
- a CDS encoding response regulator: MIGKQILIVDDEEYLRELIQLCLEDFAGWNTLVAASGQECLQILQTEQPNAILLDISMPGMDGFAVYDRLRSDPITRSIPVILLTAKILPSDRAKFTEMGVNGIIPKPFEPTTLMEKVAEILRWND, encoded by the coding sequence ATGATCGGGAAACAAATTCTCATTGTTGATGACGAAGAATACCTCCGCGAACTGATACAACTGTGTCTGGAAGACTTCGCAGGATGGAACACCCTAGTGGCAGCATCGGGACAAGAATGTTTGCAAATCCTACAAACAGAACAACCTAATGCTATTTTGCTGGATATCTCTATGCCGGGAATGGATGGGTTTGCCGTATACGATCGCCTCCGATCCGATCCCATCACTCGCTCGATTCCAGTGATTCTACTGACAGCGAAAATTTTACCAAGCGATCGCGCCAAATTTACCGAAATGGGCGTTAATGGGATAATTCCCAAACCATTTGAACCCACCACCCTGATGGAAAAAGTGGCAGAGATTTTGAGATGGAATGATTGA